The proteins below are encoded in one region of Lactuca sativa cultivar Salinas chromosome 3, Lsat_Salinas_v11, whole genome shotgun sequence:
- the LOC111894285 gene encoding UDP-glucose 4-epimerase GEPI48, whose product MGPPLCVLVTGGAGYIGSHTVLQLLLEGYKTVVVDNFDNSSHVAIHRVQKLAGDYGRNLSFHKIDIRNKPALEELFKSTKFDSVIHFSGLKAVGESVKKPLMYYDNNIIGTLTLLQVMNAHGCKKLVFSSSATVYGWPKEVPCTEDFPLSAANPYGRTKLMIEEMCRDIYASDSKWKIILLRYFNPVGAHPSGDIGEDPRGVPNNLMPFVQQVAVGRLPTLTVFGTDYSTKDGTGVRDYIHVVDLADGHTAALKKLSDPTIGCEVYNLGTGKGTSVLEMVAAFEKASGKQIPIVTAGRRPGDAEVVYASTEKAERELNWKPKYGIDEMCRDQWNWASKNPYGYLTKDEDEAKAKSKSKEK is encoded by the exons ATGGGGCCGCCTCTTTGCGTATTGGTGACCGGTGGTGCTGGGTATATAGGGAGCCATACTGTGCTGCAGTTATTATTGGAAGGTTACAAGACGgtggttgttgataattttgaTAATTCGTCTCATGTTGCTATCCATCGAGTTCAGAAACTCGCCGGTGATTATGGACGTAACCTGTCTTTTCACAAG ATTGACATCCGTAATAAGCCTGCATTGGAGGAACTTTTTAAGTCAACAAA GTTTGATTCTGTTATTCATTTTTCTGGATTAAAGGCAGTTGGTGAAAGTGTGAAGAAGCCCTTGATGTATTATGACAACAATATCATTGGTACTTTAACTCTATTGCAAGTTATGAATGCCCATGGATGCAAGAAG CTAGTGTTTTCATCATCAGCCACTGTTTATGGATGGCCAAAGGAGGTACCATGCACCGAAGATTTTCCTTTATCTGCAGCCAATCCATATGGAAGAACCAAG CTGATGATTGAGGAGATGTGTCGGGACATATATGCTTCGGATTCTAAATGGAAAATTATTCTGTTGAGGTATTTCAACCCTGTTGGGGCCCACCCTAGTGGTGATATTGGTGAGGATCCTCGTGGGGTTCCAAACAATCTCATGCCATTTGTCCAGCAAGTAGCAGTTGGTAGGCTACCTACACTTACAGTCTTTGGAACTGACTACTCCACCAAAGATGGAACAGGG GTACGTGATTACATCCATGTTGTGGATTTAGCAGATGGACACACTGCTGCTTTGAAGAAACTCTCGGACCCTACaatag GCTGTGAAGTCTACAACTTGGGAACGGGTAAAGGCACATCTGTTTTGGAGATGGTAGCAGCTTTTGAAAAGGCATCAGGAAAG CAAATTCCTATTGTGACAGCTGGGCGTCGACCTGGCGATGCTGAGGTGGTATATGCATCAACAGAGAAAGCAGAACGTGAATTGAACTGGAA GCCAAAGTATGGAATAGATGAGATGTGCAGAGATCAGTGGAATTGGGCCAGCAAGAACCCCTATGGTTATCTAAccaaagatgaagatgaagccaAAGCCAAATCCAAATCCAAAGAAAAGTAA
- the LOC111894319 gene encoding dynamin-related protein 5A isoform X2 → MESLISLVNKLQRACTALGDHGEASSLPTLWDSLPSIAVVGGQSSGKSSVLESIVGKDFLPRGSGIVTRRPLVLQLHTIDQSKEYAEFLHLPSKKFYDFAAVRKEISDETDRETGQTKQISSVPIHLSIYSPNVVNLTLVDLPGLTKVAVDGQSESIVQEIEDMLRAYIQKPNCIILAISPANQDLATSDAIKMSREVDPTGERTIGVLTKIDLMDKGTDAVDILEGKSYRLKFPWVGVVNRSQQDINKRVDMSSARRREREYFSNSRDYKHLAPRMGSEYLAKMLSKHLEGVIKSRIPGIQSLISKTVADLEAELSHLGKPISTDAGGKLLLIMDICRAFDQIYKEHLNGMRSGGDKIYHVFERQLPAALKKLQFEQQLSMENIKKLITEADGYQPHLIAPEQGYRHIIESSLITIKGPAEASVNAVDIILKELVRKAISETMELKQYPSLRKEVERAANESLERMKKESRKATLMLVDMECCYLTADFFRNLPQEFEKGGNPTLSIFDRYNDSYLRRIGATVLQYVNMVLAGLVNSVPKSVVHCQVREAKRSLLDHFFAELGRKTPIQLSNLLNEDPAIMERRSSLAKRLELYKSAQMEISSVSW, encoded by the exons atgGAGAGTTTGATAAGCTTAGTGAACAAATTACAAAGAGCATGCACAGCATTGGGTGATCACGGAGAAGCGAGTTCATTGCCAACTCTTTGGGACTCTTTGCCTTCCATCGCTGTTGTTGGTGGTCAG AGTTCTGGGAAATCTTCAGTTTTGGAAAGTATTGTTGGCAAAGACTTCTTGCCAAGAGGATCAG GAATCGTTACTAGGCGCCCGCTGGTTTTGCAGCTTCATACGATAGATCAAAGCAAAGAATATGCAGAATTCCTCCACCTTCCATCAAAAAAGTTTTATGATTTTG CTGCTGTAAGGAAAGAGATTTCAGATGAGACTGATCGTGAAACGGGGCAAACGAAACAAATTTCAAGTGTTCCCATTCATCTTAGTATCTATTCTCCAAATG TGGTGAACTTGACTTTGGTCGATCTTCCTGGACTCACAAAAGTTGCAGTTG ATGGTCAATCTGAAAGCATTGTACAAGAGATTGAGGATATGCTCCGTGCCTATATTCAAAAG CCAAACTGCATTATTTTGGCTATTTCACCTGCTAATCAAGATCTGGCTACATCAGATGCGATTAAAATGTCGCGTGAAGTGGACCCCACAG GAGAAAGAACTATTGGAGTCTTGACCAAAATTGATTTGATGGATAAGGGTACTGATGCAGTCGAT aTCTTAGAAGGAAAATCATATCGGCTAAAGTTTCCATGGGTTGGGGTTGTGAATCGTTCACAACAAGATATTAACAAACGGGTTGATATGTCTTCTGCTAGACGTAGGGAGCGAGAATACTTCTCCAACAGCAGAGACTACAAACACCTGGCTCCAAGAATGGGGTCTGAATATCTTGCAAAGATGCTTTCAAAG CATTTAGAAGGCGTGATCAAATCAAGAATCCCAGGCATACAGTCGCTAATCAGCAAAACAGTTGCTGATCTTGAAGCTGAACTTAGCCATCTTGGAAAGCCTATTTCTACTGATGCTGGT GGGAAGTTGCTTCTGATAATGGATATTTGTCGGGCTTTTGATCAAATATACAAAGAACATCTAAACGGAAT GCGATCCGGGGGAGATAAAATATACCATGTTTTTGAAAGGCAGCTTCCTGCTGCTCTTAAGAAGTTGCAGTTTGAGCAACAATTGTCAATGGAAAATATCAAGAAACTGATCACAGAAGCTGATGGATATCAACCACATCTCATAGCCCCTGAGCAAGGATACCGTCACATTATTGAATCTTCATTAATCACCATCAAAGGCCCTGCTGAGGCCTCAGTCAACGCG GTTGATATCATACTCAAGGAGCTGGTCCGCAAGGCCATCAGCGAGACCATG GAATTGAAGCAGTATCCGAGTTTGAGAAAAGAAGTGGAGAGGGCTGCGAATGAGTCGCTTGAAAGAATGAAGAAAGAAAGTAGGAAGGCGACACTTATGTTGGTTGATATGGAATGTTGTTACCTGACGGCTGATTTCTTCCGGAACCTTCCGCAAGAATTTGAGAAGGGTGGAAACCCGACACTGTCCATTTTTGATAGATACAATGATTCGTACCTTAGACGAATTG GAGCAACAGTGTTGCAGTATGTGAATATGGTTCTTGCAGGCCTGGTGAACTCGGTTCCAAAGTCCGTGGTTCACTGTCAAGTGCGTGAAGCCAAACGCAGTCTTCTTGACCATTTTTTTGCAGAGTTAGGTCGAAAAACT CCAATTCAGTTATCAAATTTATTGAATGAAGATCCTGCGATCATGGAGAGGCGTTCGTCACTAGCAAAGAGATTAGAGTTATATAAAAGTGCACAAATGGAGATTAGTAGTGTTTCATGGTGA
- the LOC111894319 gene encoding dynamin-related protein 5A isoform X1, translating into MESLISLVNKLQRACTALGDHGEASSLPTLWDSLPSIAVVGGQSSGKSSVLESIVGKDFLPRGSGIVTRRPLVLQLHTIDQSKEYAEFLHLPSKKFYDFAAVRKEISDETDRETGQTKQISSVPIHLSIYSPNVVNLTLVDLPGLTKVAVDGQSESIVQEIEDMLRAYIQKPNCIILAISPANQDLATSDAIKMSREVDPTGERTIGVLTKIDLMDKGTDAVDILEGKSYRLKFPWVGVVNRSQQDINKRVDMSSARRREREYFSNSRDYKHLAPRMGSEYLAKMLSKHLEGVIKSRIPGIQSLISKTVADLEAELSHLGKPISTDAGVSLVCVCVKMHLIDVDVYIWLKILQGKLLLIMDICRAFDQIYKEHLNGMRSGGDKIYHVFERQLPAALKKLQFEQQLSMENIKKLITEADGYQPHLIAPEQGYRHIIESSLITIKGPAEASVNAVDIILKELVRKAISETMELKQYPSLRKEVERAANESLERMKKESRKATLMLVDMECCYLTADFFRNLPQEFEKGGNPTLSIFDRYNDSYLRRIGATVLQYVNMVLAGLVNSVPKSVVHCQVREAKRSLLDHFFAELGRKTPIQLSNLLNEDPAIMERRSSLAKRLELYKSAQMEISSVSW; encoded by the exons atgGAGAGTTTGATAAGCTTAGTGAACAAATTACAAAGAGCATGCACAGCATTGGGTGATCACGGAGAAGCGAGTTCATTGCCAACTCTTTGGGACTCTTTGCCTTCCATCGCTGTTGTTGGTGGTCAG AGTTCTGGGAAATCTTCAGTTTTGGAAAGTATTGTTGGCAAAGACTTCTTGCCAAGAGGATCAG GAATCGTTACTAGGCGCCCGCTGGTTTTGCAGCTTCATACGATAGATCAAAGCAAAGAATATGCAGAATTCCTCCACCTTCCATCAAAAAAGTTTTATGATTTTG CTGCTGTAAGGAAAGAGATTTCAGATGAGACTGATCGTGAAACGGGGCAAACGAAACAAATTTCAAGTGTTCCCATTCATCTTAGTATCTATTCTCCAAATG TGGTGAACTTGACTTTGGTCGATCTTCCTGGACTCACAAAAGTTGCAGTTG ATGGTCAATCTGAAAGCATTGTACAAGAGATTGAGGATATGCTCCGTGCCTATATTCAAAAG CCAAACTGCATTATTTTGGCTATTTCACCTGCTAATCAAGATCTGGCTACATCAGATGCGATTAAAATGTCGCGTGAAGTGGACCCCACAG GAGAAAGAACTATTGGAGTCTTGACCAAAATTGATTTGATGGATAAGGGTACTGATGCAGTCGAT aTCTTAGAAGGAAAATCATATCGGCTAAAGTTTCCATGGGTTGGGGTTGTGAATCGTTCACAACAAGATATTAACAAACGGGTTGATATGTCTTCTGCTAGACGTAGGGAGCGAGAATACTTCTCCAACAGCAGAGACTACAAACACCTGGCTCCAAGAATGGGGTCTGAATATCTTGCAAAGATGCTTTCAAAG CATTTAGAAGGCGTGATCAAATCAAGAATCCCAGGCATACAGTCGCTAATCAGCAAAACAGTTGCTGATCTTGAAGCTGAACTTAGCCATCTTGGAAAGCCTATTTCTACTGATGCTGGTGTAAGtcttgtgtgtgtatgtgtgaagATGCACCTAATAGatgttgatgtttatatatgGTTAAAAATATTACAGGGGAAGTTGCTTCTGATAATGGATATTTGTCGGGCTTTTGATCAAATATACAAAGAACATCTAAACGGAAT GCGATCCGGGGGAGATAAAATATACCATGTTTTTGAAAGGCAGCTTCCTGCTGCTCTTAAGAAGTTGCAGTTTGAGCAACAATTGTCAATGGAAAATATCAAGAAACTGATCACAGAAGCTGATGGATATCAACCACATCTCATAGCCCCTGAGCAAGGATACCGTCACATTATTGAATCTTCATTAATCACCATCAAAGGCCCTGCTGAGGCCTCAGTCAACGCG GTTGATATCATACTCAAGGAGCTGGTCCGCAAGGCCATCAGCGAGACCATG GAATTGAAGCAGTATCCGAGTTTGAGAAAAGAAGTGGAGAGGGCTGCGAATGAGTCGCTTGAAAGAATGAAGAAAGAAAGTAGGAAGGCGACACTTATGTTGGTTGATATGGAATGTTGTTACCTGACGGCTGATTTCTTCCGGAACCTTCCGCAAGAATTTGAGAAGGGTGGAAACCCGACACTGTCCATTTTTGATAGATACAATGATTCGTACCTTAGACGAATTG GAGCAACAGTGTTGCAGTATGTGAATATGGTTCTTGCAGGCCTGGTGAACTCGGTTCCAAAGTCCGTGGTTCACTGTCAAGTGCGTGAAGCCAAACGCAGTCTTCTTGACCATTTTTTTGCAGAGTTAGGTCGAAAAACT CCAATTCAGTTATCAAATTTATTGAATGAAGATCCTGCGATCATGGAGAGGCGTTCGTCACTAGCAAAGAGATTAGAGTTATATAAAAGTGCACAAATGGAGATTAGTAGTGTTTCATGGTGA
- the LOC111894254 gene encoding LOW QUALITY PROTEIN: tRNA nucleotidyltransferase cca1-like (The sequence of the model RefSeq protein was modified relative to this genomic sequence to represent the inferred CDS: inserted 3 bases in 3 codons) translates to MKKNGSFNIYPTDKEKNLFYLLCQVIAHFNLETQLRVAGGWVRDKLLGQECNDIDIAIDNMLGRDFCMKVNEYLASTGEERKEFIEIRSNPDKSKHLETARMRIFDVWIDFVNLRCEDYTQFQNSRIPSMQFGSAEEDAYRRDLTINSMFYNIHTCEVEDFTGRGLDDLKCRKIMTPLEPKKTFLDDPLRVLRAIRFSTRLEFEMXEEVKVAAGDNDVKSAIVDKVSRERIRHEIDLMLSGNQPAKALGYLSDFGXVFTPPPNCKPLILKEDNKDKICVGYMDLAWRCMCDCEVGGCGFTDKQKRVYLYASLLLPLWMTVYIDNKKKTAPVVTYIIINTSDGDEVMRLYDAVDRFLCLIPLILFGEDMEIPWETDIIEVSVASKTRILLGLLLREIKGLWRAALMLSTFLFKNTAVEEGVLVLGGDEVEKRRKVFVEVEQEILRLGLEKVWEMKALVNGKDIMRHLGVEKXVGKWQRRLLQLANPNPSCGSVKECLDWMTEQMKLE, encoded by the exons ATGAAGAAAAATGGATCATTTAACATTTATCCAACTGATAAAGAGAAGAATCTATTTTATCTGCTGTGCCAAGTTATTGCTCATTTTAATCTTGAAACCCAGCTTCGTGTTGCTGGTGGGTGGGTGAGGGACAAACTCTTAGGGCAAGAGTGCAATGACATCGATATCGCCATTGATAACATGTTAGGGCGTGACTTTTGTATGAAGGTGAACGAATATTTGGCTTCTACAggagaagaaagaaaagaattcaTTGAGATTCGAAGCAATCCAGACAAATCCAAGCATCTGGAAACAGCAAGAATGCGTATCTTTGATGTCTGGATTGATTTTGTCAACTTGCGATGCGAAGATTACACCCAATTCCAAAACAGCAGAATTCCAAGTATGCAATTTGGTTCTGCAGAAGAGGATGCATATCGAAGGGATCTTACCATTAacagcatgttttataacatccataCATGTGAAGTTGAAGATTTCACAGGAAGAGGGTTAGATGATTTGAAGTGTAGGAAAATCATGACACCATTGGAACCAAAGAAGACATTCTTGGATGATCCGTTGAGGGTTCTTAGAGCAATCCGGTTTAGTACTAGGTTAGAGTTTGAAA GGGAAGAGGTAAAGGTTGCAGCTGGAGACAATGATGTGAAATCAGCAATTGTTGATAAAGTCAGCAGAGAAAGAATCAGGCATGAGATTGATCTTATGCTAAGTGGGAACCAACCAGCTAAAGCATTGGGTTATTTATCAGACTTTG TTGTCTTCACACCACCTCCAAATTGCAAGCCTTTAATCTTAAAAGAAGACAATAAAGATAAAATCTGTGTAGGATATATGGATCTGGCATGGAGATGCATGTGTGATTGTGAAGTGGGTGGATGTGGTTTTACAGATAAACAGAAGAGGGTGTATTTGTATGCGTCTTTGCTCCTTCCACTTTGGATGACTGTCTACATAGATAACAAAAAGAAAACCGCACCCGTTGTGACCTATATAATTATCAACACTAGTGATGGTGATGAGGTTATGAGGCTGTATGATGCAGTTGACAGGTTTTTGTGTTTGATCCCTTTGATATTGTTTGGTGAAGATATGGAAATTCCTTGGGAAACTGATATTATTGAGGTTTCTGTGGCATCGAAAACAAGAATCTTGTTGGGTTTGCTTCTGAGGGAAATCAAAGGTTTATGGAGGGCTGCATTGATGCTGTCTACTTTTTTGTTTAAGAATACTGCTGTTGAGGAGGGTGTATTAGTATTAGGTGGGGATGAAGTGGAGAAAAGAAGGAAAGTGTTTGTAGAGGTTGAGCAAGAAATCTTGAGATTAGGTCTGGAAAAAGTGTGGGAAATGAAAGCTTTGGTTAATGGGAAGGATATAATGAGGCATTTGGGGGTTGAAA CTGTTGGCAAATGGCAGCGAAGATTACTGCAACTTGCTAACCCTAACCCTTCTTGTGGAAGCGTAAAGGAATGTTTAGATTGGATGACTGAGCAAATGAAGTTGGAGTAA